The Macaca thibetana thibetana isolate TM-01 chromosome 5, ASM2454274v1, whole genome shotgun sequence genomic sequence CTATCTGGAAGCCAAAATGCTTACCGAAAACCTAGGTAAATTATCTAAAGACACCAGGATTGTGTTTCTATGTAATTATTTGTCAGCAGGAAAACAGCAAATGAACACCAATATCTCAGGCACCTCCAGGCACTGGAAATAAAAAGCCAAGTGAAACACagctctgccctcaaggagcttccGATATACAATGGCACTGAAACTGATCTGGTCTCACTGTTGTGAAAGCCTAATAGGAAACTCTTTTCTTCAGGTTTTGTCAAGTTCCTAAAGTACCTAGGTCAGTGGCATTCACACACCAACTGCTCCCAAGGTCACCAACTATGTCAGGAGTACAGGTTCCACTGAGATACAACAGGGACTCCAGCACAGCCCCTTCCCCTCCACACAGAAAGCTTGAGGAAGGGTCAGCttggtaaaataataaataaattgacaTGAAATTCAGAATAAGGGCAAATAGGAGAGAAATAATGCCTAGATAATTTAGGCAAGGTGGGGGTAGGGGATTCAAACTACAGAGTTTAAAAGCTGGCTTCTCCCATAaagcagaaggagaaagagggagaaggaagataaTCTTAATTTGGCGTAAATTTCACTTCATTAAAGGGAAATGAATGACAGCAGCAAAATTAATCATGTTAAAAGTCTGCActggtttttaattaaaaagaatggtttttaaattatctgcctagatgggcatggtggtgtgctcctgtagtctcagctactcaggaggccgaggtgggaggatcacttgaggccaggaggttgaggctgcagtgagctatgaccacatcactgcactccagcctgggtgacagagcaagactcggtctgcTCCCCATCTCCCAGCCAAAAAAACTGTCTACCTGATGATCATTCAACCTGGTTTTACTTTcagttaaaataaattcatttctcTGAACAGGGTATACAGGTTCACTCAGGAAAACAGTTCTAATCATGGAAAACAGTATCTATTATgtattctctattttctctcaACTGCTCACccatctattttaatttttttacaatagATGTTCCCCTTTTTTCTGGAAATGCAAACACAATACGGCGTTTTGATCAAGGTTTGCTGTATCTCTTTGACATCCTGCATTTTTCCCTCACAGTACTTAAAGTGATCAGTttcaatgaaaagttaaaaaaagttttaatgttttataatacactgaaaaatgataaggaaaataggaaaagagaaattgTGAGTAAACCTGTCACAAGAAATGTATTTAACACAAAATGCACAACCTAACATGGTTGAATTTAAAATGATTGCATGGTGATTTTAAGCAATATGTGCCCAAGGTTGGGGGTAGAGTAGTTTTGGAGTATTGGCTGTGCTCAAGGAATGGGGCCTGGCAAAGTCCTAAGTACACAAAATGAGAATGAAGGATACAGAGAAGGGGGCCAAGTGACATGGCAAATCTCACGTGAGAAAAGACATTAAATTACTTCAGTCTtggggccaggcccggtggctcacgcctataatcccagcactttgggaggccgaggcaggtgggtcacttgatgtcaagagttcaagaccaacctggccaacatggtgaaactcccgtccctattaaaaatacgaaaagtaactccagctactggggagtttgaggcagtagaatttgcttgaacccaggaggaggaggttgcagtgagctgagatcaagccactgcacttaagcctgggcaacagagtgagactctgtctcaaaaataaaaaataaaaataaattacttcagTCTTCATTCAACATCTGAGCAAATGAGTCGCTGACAAAAGAACCATAGATTCAGTCAGTGTTGGCCAGGGAGGGAAAGTCGATTCAGATGCACACACAGCCTGTCTCCACTTCTCTCCTACAGACCTACTGGGTCCGATGATGCACAGCTTCCAACACAAAGGCCCAGCAAAGGGCTGCTGGGAAACAGCCTGTTGAGTAGTAATTAGGATTAGAGAGACTccagggaagaaaaaacaaattctaagAGACAGTCATCTCAAAAACTGCTCGTCTCTGAAAACAGTGCCTGCAGACGCAAGCCAAGGAGCAGTTTTCTACCTCTGCCCGGTGTGTAAAGGACTGTTGGCCAACTATTGATCTTTCCCGTCACACTCAAGCTGGATAACAAATCACTGTCAGCAACATCATCTTTGAATGTAGAGGACAGCAGTCTGTGTGCACATCTTGGGACCTTCCTCATTCGACTACTGGTAGGATGAAATCAGAAGATTGATTTATTGATTAAATGCATGCTAGAAGAAGAAATTGATGGAGCCCACACCTATGCACTTGATCAAATAGCACAGGGAACTGTTACTGTAGCTGCAGCAACTCCTCaagtgaccctgggcaagtcacttaacctcttcgCTTCAGGTTTCCTCATGTGGAAAAGGGGACTACCTTGTTCAGTGACCACGAGGGGAGAATGTGAGGATTAGCTTAGTTGGCTAATGAAACCAAGGTGGAGGTCTGATCCTCATGAGGCTCCTCTACTGCACTCCCAGCATGGAGAAATCATCTCAGAAATCTTTCTATCTATGCCAGTGCAAGGGGGACAAGGAAGAGGGTGTGAAGCAGGGTCTGCCAAGAATATCACAATTAGGAGAAGGACAAAAGCAAACTGGAGATCAGGTCCTGTTGATGCGACATCTTTAAACAAGACAGGAGCACATTCACTTTCTCAGGAGAAAGATACTTGTAAAGGGTTTTGAATATACTGAAAAGGGAGAGCCATAAAAATCCACTGTATCAAGTGGTAAGGTAAAGTTTTAGCTATAACATGCCCTGTGCCTTTGAGACACGTTTTACATAAGGCAAGTTCTGAGGTATACTAAAGACTCCATGATCATCTCTCCTCACAGTATGTGGATGGAACACATTTGGTTGGCTTGAGATAAAATTACCTGGTCTAGGGAAAGATTGTTaccttctgctttttcttttaaatataggaatatattaaatagaaaattgtaaGTTAAACTGCagcaacaaaaccaaaccaaaacaatcTATTCAGACTCAGCTTCTGAAACCATGAAGAAACCAGTTACTATTTTCTCTGGAATCTAATGATAAATAGATTAAGACACCAGGAGCACAGGTCCCTCAACCCAAGTCTTAACAGAGAAAGAATTCTTTTTTCAGTACAGTAAAAATCACATCAAGGCTTTATACTTCTGAATGCTTTACtaatgattaagaaaatgtataatGCGAAGGATATGGTTAACATACCGTGATAGTTAACTTCGTAtatcaacttggctaggccatggtacccagatatttggtcaaacactaCTCTAGATGTTGCTatgaagctatttttaaaagaagagattaaaatttaaataagtagacctatttaaagaaaataaaacagactaccccccataatgtgggtgggcctcgtccaatcagttgaaagcATTAATAGGAAAACACTGACTTCCTTGGAGGAAGAGGGAATTCTTCCAGCAGCTAGCCTTCAGACTTGAATAGCAATTgttccctgggtctccaggctGCCAgcctaccctgcagattttgggCTTGCCTCCACAATTGTGGGAGCCaagtccttaaaataaatctctctatgcatcctattggttctatttctctggaggaACCATGACTAGTACACATAATGTGGTAGGTTATTACCACTGTTCACCAGTATTTCTGGTTGTCTCTCCCGGGTCCATGAAAGGATTATACTTTTCTGAAAACTTAAAGTAAGCCCTGACTGTGTAACTTGCTTTGCCTAATAATGGGGCAGAAATGACACTAGCTCTAAGCAAAAGGTTTTAGGAGCCAGGGAGTGATTCTTTATGCTCTTCCCCTGCCGCAGCAGATGCTGAGTCCTCAGGTCGAGGTGGTGGAAACATAAGGTgctgcctccctcagcctggaCCCCCAGGTGACCGCAATCAGCGGAATCCCACCTATGGGCCCCTGTGCACATGGAGCAAGAGTAAGATCATTAGTTGTTTcaaaccactgagatttggggttcGTGACTAACACACTACTGTGGGCGGGGTACAAGGAGCCCTGTATCCCAGCAACATCCACTCAACCGTAcatattacacatttttaattttttcatttttccaagttCAATAAAACGTCTATTTGACATAAACACTGAATAGTGACTTGAAATACCGTATGCACATGATGGTAATAAAATTGTCTCTAAGATTCTTACGCGAACTTTTCATAAACTGACCTCTCCTTTAATCCAAATTATTGGTATAAAATATTGCCAAACGCACCAGCATCCATTCCATTATACAACTTGGAACAAATGAAGCCCATGTGAATTTGAACATTTGTGTAACCTAGGCATTGAAAACTAGTCTATCCCAAGTGCTtcagtgttttatatttcatGAAGTTCTTAGAATATGCCTCTGCCTTTCTAGCTGCTATAACTCCCAAATTACTATGAAGAAAATCCTTTAATGCTGCAGGTGAATCAAAATGGAtcttcaaataggaaaaaaaaaaaaaaaaatccaacatgaTTGTTCAGCTAAACCACACAAAGGCTGGCTTTTGctaggggaaggaaaaaaaaaaccaaagatcGGAGGCTGAACTACCTGGGTCTGTGGGTAAATAAGGCATAGTTACGTTCAGATTTCAAAATTACCCAGTCCTGAATTtcaagatatgaacagacagttgaGATGATCAAATCCATCTAAAatgttcagatttttaaaagaattctgaCTATTTTggcccaattttttaaaaaaaggatggaGAGTACCATTTTCCCCCATAAATACCCAAACCTACAAACTCAGTATGGAAGGTGTGAACGAcgtcatatttccttttttatctacCCCCCATAAGGTATAGCACAGTGCCTGTCTACAGCTGTCATCCAATAAATGCTAAATTGGTTTCTGTCGCCACATTCTCAAATCCCCACTCCCTGGCCACCTCCCACATCTTTTAAAGGAAGGACATAACAGGTATGAGAGAGGGCTTTCTCCACGGTCCTGTCATACATGGCACGTACCACTCTCATCGTCCACTCTTGCATTCTCACCCCCACTCTTGGCTAATTGGACTTCAACAGTGAGTCTAAGTTAGTCGGTCAACAACAGAGACACAGCTGTACTGCTGGGTACTGGTAGTACAACAGACAGCAGCGATTGGAATTAAGGGAGTTGCTGGATATTCAGACCCCAGAGGTCAGGACTAACCCTGCCACTCTTAGGTGGTGTCTACCTCCACAATGGTCACGGGCAAGCTTAGGAAAGACAGACGGGCACGCCACTGAGCACACGGCCTCCTGAAACCAGGTCGGTGGGGAGAAAAACTGcagtttgttttcctttcaccaacaatttctttttgtggagaaaaaaaataatagttaatgCAGTTGGGCTGTGGGGAACAGCAAGGCCACAGCATGGGCTGGGATTTACCTCTGAATATAAGCTAGCCAGTACTCTGGAGGATCATCTGCTCGGAGGACAAAGGTCAGTGCAATCATGGGCGTGTCTGCCTGCAGTAAGGGAACAATCTGGATCTTTGGCCTGGAATGCTGTACTGAGGTCACCCAAGAGTCAGTGATTATCAAAGACAATTTTACCCCCTAGAGGTTGCTTCCACTCTTACAGATTATTATAGCCTCCAGGGTGATAAGCCTTACACAACAAGTCCAATGCTGCTGCACTTTTAGACCTTAAGGAAATCCCGTAAGcatttgttactattattaattaAGCATAATTAAGCACTCCTAGCATGCATTCCATATTGCCTTGAGCAGAAAGCTTCAGATGTAAACCATCTTTCAATAACATTCCCTTCCTGAATGCTGAGATGAGAACATGAAAATCATACCACATGTCTGCCATCTGTATTTGTACTTGTCAACAGCTCTGTTTTGGGATAAACAGCTTTGAAATAAGAATCAATTCAACTTGTTGGAAGATTAGCCAAGGAATAGCTCAAAGACCAAAACAGAACGTGAAGTCAGATAGTCTGAAAAATCAAGCACAATTTTGTTTCTCACTCAACATTCTGTTTTGTCACAGCCCAAGAGAAAGAGTGTGGCAGCCAGGGTTTGGGGGCACAGAGACAGGGAAAATGTTATATCCTCAAGTAAAAATTCTTCAACCTGGAACAAATGTCTTCGCTACAATGTAACTAGAAATCATTCACTGACCTCTAGGAGACTACAGTTAAGAACAAAGCAATTTTAGCATTTACACTGTGTTTCATGGTTCTACTATGTGAAGGTATACACGAGGGACGACTTGCGCGGGTCCAAGTGCATAATACACTCCTTTATTACCATAAAAATGGCAGCATTTCCCAAAGTCCATCTTGATTAAAAGTAGTTCCATGGTTGAAAACAGTACTCCATTGTAGAGCTATTAAACTAGAGAGATGGCAAGGGGAAAATACAGACTCATATACCAAAGGGGAGGTCAGGgaagaagttagaaaaaatagGATGCTACAGATTGGTGGGAGACTACAATGGAATTGCTTTTAGAGGTGGCTGATGTAAGTGAATGAAGGGACATGATAACCTGGCAGCCCCACATATTCTAcaaaacaaatgagaacatgtatGCTCCACTTGGAGGGCCATCCATTTTCTCCTCAAAAGAACTCATTTATAAAAGAGCAAATTGGTGATTTGTACTTACAGACTGGACCCTTTCCAAGCCCCTGTCAAGAAGTGATAAATTATTGAAGCATAgcataaagtgttttattttcagtgtgcacacggtaaaaccctgtgaAATCTTTCTGTTCACCTTTCCCaagttattaattaaaaaataattgtttcaaatTACTCTCTGATCTTTAAAATAAACCAAGACAAAACACTACATACACCTCTCCAGAATCAGCACTgccacttccctccctccttctcgaTCCTGCCCCCATATCCTTCAACCAGGCAGTTGTTTCAAATCACACCACCAGCTCCTGAAACAGGAATGCTATTTAGattggagagggagggaaggggaagtcCAATACAACATTCACACCATTGTCTGGTATTCATTCAACCACAGTGCCcagatatatttgtttttcctaGAGACAGCGTAAAACTGTGGAGAATAAAGCAGGGTTGTGGAAAGCTCATTAATAAATTGTGAAAACCGTCTCAGCAAGAGTCATACAACCAGAGGAGCTGCCTTGTGCCAAGCAACATAAAGCCTGGTGCTCTGCTCCTGGTCAATGTCACATGCAAACACAGCTGATTTTTGAGAAAGGCCTCCCTACAGCCACTTGCTAAGCAAGTTAGGAAAAATTCTTTCCCAATCTCAGCTCGGCAATTAGAACCTGAATTATATTTACAAACTCTAGGCTTTGCTTTAATCTGACTGTGAGAGATGTACAGGAATGGCCCCTCCCCTACTGTGTTCATAAACTGAGAGAGTAACATTGATGCCAATGCTCCTGAAAGGGAGCAGGGAAACCTAAAAAGTCTAACTGCATAGGAAATGCAGGGGGGCTGCTGACAGGAGGGCCTTCTCCTCCCTCTTGCTCATCTTTAGGATTTCTCCAGCACCTCAATTCAAATTCCCACTCCTTATGTGCAAGTGGCACTCTTAGCTCTccaattctgttttctatttagGTGACTCAATCAGTGGCTGAActtctgatcttgtggccccttTTCGCAGCTTCAGACTGAAACTGGATGCCTTTTAGAACATATTCACCCAAGGATTTTGTATAACAGAAAAGGATGCAATAAAAGAGGATAcctctaaaatgttttaattatatgcccatacattatataaaatatttgcatcaCTTTAGCTGGATATGAAAAGCAAGTCAAATGAAATGACGCTCCTCGAAACTTAAGTTAAAGAATCTTGTAGGAAGagatatattttgtctttttttaattcttttagcaTTCTGTACACTGACAACGAGGTATAATGACTGAAACTTAAATGTGACAGAACATTTCACAATTAAATCCACAATTGTGTACATTTGTCTTACATGTCAGTGAAAAATCACCAACTATTATAAAAACAGGACAAATTGTatcacaaaagaaggaaaaattagaaaaaattcataaaaaaatATATCCAACTATGAAAAGCGTTGCTCTTTTGGTGTCTTCACATCCGTCTCTTCTGTGTACTGATGTAcaacactgaaaagaaaaaaatacataaattgaaataataaaaaaaaccccTGCTTGTAAGTATACATAGTAGCATGTTTAAAAGCCAACAGGTTTTGGTCTGATACATCtgacatttaaaatgaattcTCATATCATTCAATTAACTCTAGAAGTACTATGACACTAGTTTTATGAATCTACATCCGGGTTTGATGTCTATCCTAATCTCATCCATGTGTCTCATTTACTCTGCAAAGTGTGACcaggaagataaaataaaatatatgtgaaagtcCCTGGCATCTAAGAATGCTTTATAGTTAGTATAAGAATTATGCTTTTCAGGGCTGAGCacggtagttcacgcctgtaatctcagcgctttgggaggccgaagcaggtgtatcacttgagctcagaagttcgagaccagcctgggcaacatggtgaaatcccgtctctaccaaaaatacaaaaaaattaactaggcatggtggtatgcacttgtaatcccagctacttaggaggctgaggtgggaggatctcttgagcttgagaggcagaggctgcagtgagttgagactgcaccactacactccaacctgggcaacagggcgagacttcatctcagggaaaaaaaaatgcttttcagaaAGTAAATCAGTAAATCTAACCAGGTTAGATCTCAAATTAAGAATAAACAATGTATTTTCATCTATCTCTCCAATACAAACTCTAAACTTGGTGTTTACCTTCTAAATTGCAACACTTAGATAAACAAGAGATGaggagtttatttttttttaatgataccaAAATCCTTATTCTGAGTTCCTTTTAAAGTCTCATACTTTGATGTTACCCAATGTTCTGCTTAGCTGGTCCTCTCACGACTACCAGCCTGAACTCTTACGACGTGTGGTTCGTaggaatgaaacaaaatgaaatgcttGGGTCACTTTGGCTAAACTAGAGGTGGCTCTCCCTTCCACCCTGCATGCCTACTTGGCTTCTGAGAGGCCTGCTCAAAGTGAACAGTAAGGTGTCTTCATCAAAGAACATAGCACAGATCAATCAAATAAGTCAAGATCCTCTTTAAGAGCCAGTGATGTGAACTAGGGAGTCTAAAGATGAGTGTCACGGATTACATCATGGGAAATGTGACATGAAGGGAAGCATCAGAATGCACAGTACAGCCACCCCCCAACCCTGGCCCCCCAAGTCCTAGGTGTAGTGTGCACATTAAAGGATCTACCCTATCAACACGCACAGAACCCAACCTGCTGGTGACTGCTGCTATTAGCTGTCTTGAGGCGAGGCAAGATCATAACATTTCTTAGGAAAAAGAGGAGGTCAAATAAGGATATGAAAAATAGGGTAATTCTATAAATAGAAAGGACtagaaagtcaggaaataatgtatgtaaaaatatgatatgAAGAAATATGGTACTGTAAGCACAGGGGACAGACTATTATAAAAGTCAGGAAGTTTAGTTTATATCAAAGAGATCCAACTATTTAGGGGGTTGAAGACATCCAGAattaaagaaatcaacaaaaaatcTGAACTCAAGAATCCCAGAGTTTCATTTGGGAGATGGAACCAAGAAGTAGGGTAATTCTCGTAATTCTGTTATTTTTCCCtccccaccaaaaatacaaatgtgactttatcataattttcattttgaaactaggtacttaaaaataactataaaaatcatAGCAATTTATTAGTTGTTAAAAAACtgagtaactttattttttctattttgccatTTTTGCCAAATCAAAGGATGCAAATCTGCACAGAAAGCATCTGAATGTTTAATAGAGAAGGGACAAATAGGACAAACTGCCAAATTATGCAAATTAAAGACAGCAGGGAAATGGTGCCCATTCTTACAGCTGCAACTTCCAGGCTACAAGAAGCAGGAATATGTGTTAGGGAGATAATAATACACTATATTCAAGAGAGCAGGGTTCCGGGTCAGGAGAACAATGCCCCCAGTTCCTCATCActaaaggaagggaaggagggaattttagtttaaaaattccATGATGTATCTAAAAAAATAACTGGTCAAACTGAcatataagcattttaaaataatcaagccTAAAACTGGACTTTTAAATTATCTAGTAAACTCTTTGGTGATCTGGATTATAAACAGAAAGGCTTATTTTGAATGAATGCTGTACTGTAGGGTGAAGAAATGTTACCATTGTTTCCTCGGATAAATGCATCCCCATACTTATTCTTCAGTTGTCCATTTACATATTCTTCTGTCTGCTCCAGGGCTATATTCATGTAGCCATCCAAGCAAGCCAGGACCCCTGTAGACATATTTagtcaaaaagaagaaatacaaggcAAGTAGGAGTTGAAAATTACAGGGTATACCTTAGAGCAGACGATCTCTTTATTCATTAGCTCTTAGATgcttaataaaaaaattcataccCTAAATGAAACTCAACAGCTTAAGCACAAAACAACTCTAGGCCAATCTGAATGAAGACTAGGAAGGCAGTCACGCACCCACTACTACCCAGTAAAACAACAAACTGTCACTTCCCTCACGGTATGTATGACCACATAGCAACTTTTAAAGCATTCAAAAAAGTAAGAGAATAAGACTAATCCAACAAAAATACCATTCTGTGAAAGCTAAGCACAAGGTGGGCAATTATGCATGAACAAATGATCCTTGGTTCCAGTGGCATTTCCTACTTCAGCCACTAAGTGAAATACGGGTCTGGCAGATTTATTTCATCCTTTTACAACATCTATTGCAGCAGATGAATGTACTCCAGGGTTAAAAGGAAGTCTCCACAATCTGTTAAAATAATAGAAGAGGAGACAGCAGGTGCTCCCGAAAGAACATCTTAAAGCTGTGACTCACAGTGAAGAGCAGCTTGAGAATATAGGGCAACATATTGCATTATAACACATCTTGTTCTGTTTTGTTACAGCTATAATATTTTCCAATCAAAACTAATAGAGAAAATGGCCAAAAACATTTGAGGGAGCTTTCAAGGAAACAG encodes the following:
- the LSM6 gene encoding U6 snRNA-associated Sm-like protein LSm6, coding for MSLRKQTPSDFLKQIIGRPVVVKLNSGVDYRGVLACLDGYMNIALEQTEEYVNGQLKNKYGDAFIRGNNVLYISTQKRRM